Genomic window (Streptomyces sp. TG1A-60):
GAACGGCGAGTTCAAGGGTGAGGACGTCTTCATCTATCAGGTGAAGAGCGGCAAGATCGACTACCAGGGCAACGTCAAGGACCTGGTCGGCTGAGGCCGGGGCGCTAGCGGCTGACGCCAGCGACGTGGGGCCGGGAGGCAGTGGTCACCTCCCGGCCCCACGTCTGCGAGGGGCGCGGTCGCCGTCTGGTCCGAAATGTTCCACTGCGGGTCGCTCTCGCCCACGAGCGCAGCGGCTTGCCCGGTTCCCACGAGGAAGTCTGCTCCATGTCCCTTCAGGAATTCTGGGACTATCTCGTCCTAGGGTTGATGCTCGGCTCTTTGTATGCCGTCATCGCTATCGGCTACACCCTTGTTTACGGTGTGCTGCAGCTCATCAACTTCGCGCACAGCGAGGTGTTCATGATGGGCGCGTACGGCAGTCTTGTCGTCCTTACTCTTGTCGATCCGGGGGACAGTCCGTCGGCGCTGGCCTCGATCGGGTTCGTCGCGTTGGCGATGGCGGGTTCGGCGTTGTTCGGTGGTGTCACGGCGTATGGTCTGGAGAAGGTCGCGTACCGGCCGTTGCGTCGACGTGGTGCGCCGCGTCTGATCTTTCTGATCACGGCGATCGGTGCTTCGTTCTTTCTTTACAATCTGGCGGGCAAGCTGTTCGGTCGTGATCCGCTGCCGTTGCCGGAGATGTACGAGAACAAGCCGGTGTTCACTCTTTTCGGTGCCGGCGTGAATGTCACTCAGCTGCTTCAGTTCACGACGGCCGTGGTGATGATGATCGCTCTCGATCTGGTCGTGAACCGTACGAAGCTCGGCAAGGGTATTCGGGCGGTCGCGCAGGACGCCGAGGTGGCGGGTCTGATGGGTGTGGACATCGACAAGGTGATCTCCCGTACCTTCATCATCGGTGGTGTGTTGGGTGGTGTGGCGGGTT
Coding sequences:
- a CDS encoding branched-chain amino acid ABC transporter permease — encoded protein: MSLQEFWDYLVLGLMLGSLYAVIAIGYTLVYGVLQLINFAHSEVFMMGAYGSLVVLTLVDPGDSPSALASIGFVALAMAGSALFGGVTAYGLEKVAYRPLRRRGAPRLIFLITAIGASFFLYNLAGKLFGRDPLPLPEMYENKPVFTLFGAGVNVTQLLQFTTAVVMMIALDLVVNRTKLGKGIRAVAQDAEVAGLMGVDIDKVISRTFIIGGVLGGVAGFLFANLNQASYTMGFIPGITAFAAAVVGGIGNIRGAMLGGVLIGLVETMTVPLLGDEWRSVSAMVVLILVLMFRPVGILGERVGRAA